AGATTCCAGGATCTGAGAGGAAGAAAAGCTTTCCTTGTGTCTTTTATGGAGTTTTTCTTTGACTGGTTTTATATTCTGTTTGAGGACAGATTTACTTAAAGGCTATATAGATTTTGAGGTAGATTTGTCAGAATAAGGAGGCATCTTTGCATGGGTATAGGGTTTTTTCGGTTTCACCCTTGCCTTGCCCCGAAACTACCTACAGATTGGCTTGGGCAAGAAATTAGCATTTGAACAGGGAAGAAATTAACCCTCTCCTCTTTTCAGCATAAACTCATAGAATTCTTTTCTAGTAAGGTTGATGACTGCTCACTCATGAAGAAAGGAGAATTAGATTTAATATCAGTCACTTACTTAAAATTGAAGTCTTTTAGAACACTTAAGGTAATACACAGGTAATGAATTACTCTCCATCACACACAAAATCATgcccaaaaaatatttatttgcccTAAATAGAGGATCTATAAGAAAAGCATATAAATTGCAAACCTGGACTATCTCAACagtgaataaaaggaaaaagtgattagcataaataaaaattactgggATGTATTATGTgtattggaaatcctagccaATTTCAGCTGGTTAATGTTGACTTGGTTATATACATATGGATAGGAGGTACAACTGGATGATCACTAAGGTCACTTCTAATTTTTAGATTCTGTCATTTTGATATTGATTTTGCCTTTTGCTGTGATTATATGTTTCTAGATACAAGGCAGTTGTGAAGCCCTTGGAGCGTCAGCCCCCAAATGCCATCCTGAAGACCTGTGCCAAAGCTGGCTGCATCTGGATCATGTCTATGATCATTGCTCTACCGGAGGctatattttcaaatgtatataCTTTTCAAGATCCTGACAAAAATGTAACATTTAAAGTGTGTGCCTCTTACCCTGTTTCTGAGAGGCTCCTGCAAGAGATACATTCTCTGCTGTGCTTCTTAGTATTCTACATTATTCCACTTTCGATTATCTCTGTCTATTACTCTCTGATTGCTAGAACTCTTTACAAAAGCACCTTGAACATACCTACTGAGGAACAAAGCCATGCCCGCAAGCAGGTATGTATTCATCAGCACTCATGCATGTATTTAGAAGGGAAATGCCTCCTTTTGCACCTTTGGACAATAAATACAATAGCGGAATCATATTTTTGCTATGATCCTGGGCTCTGGAGTCTGTCAGACCCAGGATTTAATTCCATACCAGCTGAACAATCTTGAGCAAGCtacttaacctccctgagcctcaatttcctcatgtataaaatgaaaatgaggacTGGATGATATATATGAAATGCTTAACATAGTTCCTACTGCAcagtaaatgttcagtaaatgGTAGGACTGTTATTATTAGAAAAGGGGCAGCTGAAGTTTGGGGTAAGTCAAAAATCACCCCATAGAACAGTGAGAAACATCACACAAGGTGAGACTATAAAGTGAAGCATCTTTTGTTTTAGAAAGTGTAACAGAATGATAGAAAAACGCAGGATGGTAGAACTGGCAAGAAGCCATAACATTATTCAATGCAAACCACTTACACACAGATGAGCAGACTGGGGGCAGGGGGTCTCGAGGGACCCAGCGCCAGTGGCAAGAGAACACAGTGACTCACAGTAGCTTGATTAAGGCCATTGCAAGACCCAGGTGTGCTCTGCTCTCATAAATATGAATGGAATAAAAAGAATATTGGCAAAACATTGTtccacttaattaaaaaaaaaaaaaaacaaaaacaggatttCTATCTTTCTTGGGTGGGAGATGATTCCATTTACctcttgaccagtacatggagagCTCAGTGCTTTTTTTTCAAGCTAGTCCTTTCAGTTGGTTCAACAGTGGTGCTCAGGAGGCTACAGttgtattctatttatttattcactattTTATAAAGTTGCATTTTCATGCCCACGTGAACAGTTTTCTTTGCTCTATCTGTGACTACAGGCAATGTCTGCACTTCATTTGGGTCATTTCTCTTATTAAGAGGTGTAGGTAGgattattttcatatatgaaggATGGCACATTGGTTTTTATTCCCCTGACTATATGGGGAGAATTCCtatacattaaaaacaattttaggtACAAGTTTGTCAACTTTCACAATCCCCAGAAGACTGTTCAAACTTAGTCAGCCTCTGCTGATGCAGTTAAAACAGTTTTGTACAGCATTTActtcttaataaaattaaatcttcaATGGTTCCACAACACTCCTTGAGATAGTTAGAGACACCCTAGAGTATCTCAAAACCAGGGATAGGAGTCTGAATTAGAGCTAATCAGAGACCAATATCACAGGTTACTATGTCAATTCACTTGCTGTATTCTAGAGCCACAGGCTGCCTTCCCACACTTGCCTGTGCAAAGAGACACCAGCCTGTTAACTATAAATTTCTCAGTTAATCTagaaaatggctttttaaaatctctgccagctcaatgttttcttttgggtgtgttttgtttgttttgtccttGGGTTCttggtttttggttgttgttgctgtcatttttcttctctctataGATTGAATCCCGGAAGCGAATTGCCAGAACAGTTCTGGTGCTGGTGGCTCTCTTTGCTCTCTGCTGGTTGCCGAATCACCTTCTGTATCTCTACCGCTCATTCACTTCTCAAAACTATACGGACTCCTCTACCGTTCACTTAATTGTCACCATCATCTCTCGGATTCTGGCTTTCAGCAATTCTTGTGTAAACCCCTTTGCTCTTTACTGGCTGAGCAATACCTTCCAGCAGCATTTTAAAGCTCAGTTATTCTGTTGCAAGGCAGGGGTGCCTGACGCTTCCGCTGCTAATACCCCTCTTGACAACCTAGCAGTGATGGGAAGGGTCCCGGGTGCTGCAACCACTCAGATGTCCGAAATTAGTGTGTCCCTATTCACTGGCTGCAGTGTGAAGAAGGAAGATGACAGAGTCTagcttttcaattaaaaatggtattttttccTCCCAGAGTGTCTGTTCAACCCTGAGCTATGTGTAGGTATACGGTGTCAGGACTTCAATGGCTTGTAAATTGTGGTGAAATCTTAGGAGGAAAGGATTGGACAAATCATAGTTTTCTTCAATGTACAAGCATTAACATTACTGggctttctaaataaaatggagcccCACTAGGTATAGTGACACATTTGTCTATGTCAGAGGCCAAATAGGAAGTACACATGGCACTTAAAAACCTTCCATCACATCTCCGATGCTTATAATTTCTCATATACTCTTGTGATTTACATAAAACTGTGTTTGTGTTTATTATGTGGTGTAAATCTAGAGATTATACTTTGTATATGAAAAGGGGATCAAAGAGAGGTAAAACATCTCTTCtgcaattttcttaaaaaaaaaaaatgaagtcttaaaaaataaaatttcacacaATTTGTTCTTGACTACCCTTTTCCATTAATCTCTACGCCATTGGAACTAAAGCTGTGCAATGGCAATGACAGCGTTGAGGGGTCAGTGTTAAGTAAGGATCTGGGGCTAGGTGTTTGCCTTACTAGGTCAGCACTTACTCACTTAGGCGAGTTCTGGAGTTACAACTCCCATTGACTGATAATTGGGCAAAGTTATCTTTCACAGATATTGTGAAGAACCTGTCTCCTTCATAGGCAGAATCACTGGCCATGTTTAGCGTAATTTGAGGGCTCCAAAGAAGGATCCCTGTCAAAAAGTCTGCAAGGTTGTCACTGTCTGAAATTCATCCTTtgagaaaattcatttctttctggTAAGCAGTGCCCTCTCTCTAAAAAATGCAGAAGTACCACGTGAAATCCCTAACACCTGGGTGTTTAGTTGTTATCAGATCATCTTTCTGCTTGACTATCTTAAACCTGATGTGTGCCTAAGTCCTCTAATAAGTGTGACCTAATTAATCTCTGCCCTTGGAAATCAGATTGAAGGTTCTGATTTTCTATCCTCTGTTCCTACTTGCTAACGCTATAaagttataataaatattatttcaaaaaactTATCAATAGATGTGTCAGTTTTAGATCTGTggcttcagaaaatattttcttggggcaaattaaagcctttaactgtcgatagttaaatttgtattttcaagAACTTGATTTTGGGGTGTGCTTTTGATAGCTTTGAGCTTTCCTTAAATGGCTTGTGTAACTGTGAATTTTTGCTTAAAGACGTGGCTTGTAAAGGGGATATAATATTAACACTAGACTTTACATTTAAGCAAAATTGGTTTACTTAAAGTAGGGGTGTTAGAATTGTCTTTATATTGTTTTGAGATGGATGTTGTAATaagtgggaagaaaaataaatatgaaataaagtttTCAATGACTTTGTGTAGTTTTATATTCTAAAAACAGTACTTCTAACAGAATATCACTGAGAATGCATTTTAACTCCAAAGGGTATTTTCAAGTTCccaaattccaaaatattttactattttccttACTCTGGGTAAAAATTACACGTTTACTCTAAgaataacattttagaaataacttCACAAAAGTACCAGATAATAAAAGCTAAGCAAGCTTTTTAGCAGTTGATAAAACTAGAGCTTGAAGAACTTTGATTTTTTCATCCTGAGTAATCCCTAGGTAACTTAGGGATCTGATAGAAATTGATTTAATGGGGATTAAAATGCAtggctttgctttttgttttggagGGGGtggtctttaaaaacaaacaaacaaacagattatCCTTGTCAGAGCTAACCTTACAGGAAATCCACAGTTTGTTTCACACTGACTATTGTGTTCAGAAAAGCTACTAtggaatgtttctttctttttttttttttggacaggcTCCCAAAttgcgggtggggtgggggaggacacatgcaaaataaattttgtataCTTCCAATTTTACTCAGGGTCTGCCCTGACCCAAGACTTAGAATAATGGAccataatatttttttcctgcgacaaagcaggaaaacaaagtcacaaactTAGATTAAGTCTTTGTCTTTGTCACTGAGGTTGATAGTACCACAAAACATTCCTACTGACAATAGCAAATTTGGGTTTAAATAATTTCTGCAATTATAACCATCTTAAGTCAAGGATCCATCACTTTGTCAAAAGGAGTTACTTTGATTTCCACTAAATCTTGGGATTAAAGAAAATGGGGAGAGGCAAATTCCCCAACAGAGTGATCCTGAatgggccattaaaaaaaaaaaaaaaaacctcgttTGGTATAACTCAGTCATTTTCCAGAAAGACTTCCTAGGCCAGGTAGGTGACTTCTCTGGCCAggtagtctctgcttttgtagattaattaatttttatacacCAAGAAGCTGGTGGCCTATTATGCCAGGAATACTGAGATCACCCTTCACAGAGAACAAGAGAAGGATGAAGAGGACAGTCAGGGAGAAGCCAGCTGACTGGGTTCTGGGTTCCTGGGTCCAGCAGCCGCTTGTATAGCCTATCTACATTCCAGTCCTGGAGTTTCAGGAGGTACCCATTATCTTTATAACAAAGACCCACCCCTTCCCGCTTTTGCTTGTTACCTGGACTATTTCTTGCAAAAAAAtcttgcgggggtggggtgggaacagGTTATAAAGAGACACTTCCAGATTAACTCAGTTACTAGGGGTTTAATTCTAGGAATCCACAAGGAAATAAAAGTAGGAGGGCCCAATGGCCAAACAGAATGCTATCATAGATACAAGCATATTTAGTTCCCAACTCCACTATAGTGGTGACTCAATGACTCTCTATCACTGCCTCAGCTTCTCCTCTCACCCATACAGAACTTGGCCACAGAAGACTACTCTGACCATGCCGCATTTCCTACTCATCCCTCTTTCTGGGAGAGGCTTACTGGCTCAGTAAGTCAAACTCAGTCTAGAATGCGGGGCTACCCTACCAAGTCACCTCACAGGCCTCCAACTGGGTCACACAGGAGCTAAACATAAACTTTTGGCCACCTGCTCAGAAGGGCCTGTGGATACAGCAGGCGCTCAGAGTCACGTGCAGCAGGGCTGCTTAGTATATTATCACCTATGCTGTGAACCTATTCAGGAATGAAATGGAAGCCCAATAACACGTTGCTGAAAACAGCTGTATACTATTTTTggatcctaaaagaaatatttagcaAAACGTATATGCGCCTAATAAAACTCATGTTATCTATATTATAAATATGCATGCAAGTTCTATCACATGcacttttttcctaaaaaatcAAAAAACGACGTTAGTGGGGCAGTAAAGGTGGTGTGTACACTGGATGTTACAGTTTCAGATTTGTAGCTTGAGCAAGTCTGAAACATGGAGAACAAGGGACAGGCAACTGTTGCCTTTCCTTTCCAGAGTCATCTCCAGCCTGAAGAAGGCACCAGAAAGATAAAAGGACGGAGCAGAGACTCGGAGAGAAGGTTGCTCCTTCCACTCACCATTCGTtcgttcgttcattcattcactcaccacACACGCACTATACATCAGACCCTGTACTACCAGTTCGGGCTAACCCGGCTTTCCTAGGGAAATCTTCACGAAACAAGTGAAAGACTTGTTTCCCACGCGGAGGAGGGGCCTCCGGGAGAAGGAGGCGCATCTTTCTGTCGCAGCGCGACCTGTCCCGCCTGTCCCGTCCACTCCCCCAAGATGGCGGCCGCCTCGACGCCTGCTCCGGCGCCGGCCGAGTGGGAATCTTCCCACGCCTTTGGGATACCGCCCCGCTGCGGACTCCGCGGAGCCCAACGTTTCCAAGAGGCCGCAGGCCCTGCGCTCCCCCCGGCCCCCGCGCCAGGACAGCCCTGCTGAGCATCACCGCTCGGCAGCAGCGCAGCTCCCAGAGCCCCGCCCCCGGGGCCCCACGCCGCTGGCCCGTGTCGGCTCCTATTGACGCCACTGGGGGCGTGCCGGTGCGACCCGCGACGACGCGACGCGCCAACAATGGCGACTTCGTCATCCTGAGTGGGCCTCGGTTTCCAAGTGGTTTCCAGACGTTGACGCGGGAGCCGTAGTTGCCTCAAACTCggtcggcggcggcggcgcgcgtGCGCGCTCCCGCCTCGACCCGGATCGGGCCGCGGCGGCGAGCCCCGGAGGGGCGAATCAGGTGGGCGGTGGCGCGGCGAGGCCAGGTCCTGcgacgcgcgcgcgcgcgcggcgGGCGGGCAGCGGGCGGAGCGGGGGGCGGTGCGGCCGGCGAGTGGCCCTGACTTCCCGGGGGCTGCTGGGGCGCCGCGGGGAGGCGGGCCGGGGGGCGGTGGGAAGCGAGCTGAGTGTGGCCAACCTCCTTTTCTCTGTTCCCCTCCAGCATCAGCTCGGCCTCTTCGCTCGACCGGACCTTGCCTCTAGCCTAAGTGGGCAACATGAGCGGCAACAACTTGGATGCGAACGACGAGTTTGATGAGCAGTTGCGAATGCAAGAATTGTACGGAGACACCAAGGACGACGACACCGAGAAAGATCCCGGTGGAGAAACCGATTCTTTCGGGCAGCAGCCGACTGACACCCCGTACGAGTGGGACCTAGACAAGAAGGCTTGGTTCCCCAAGGTAAGTCACTCGGGCGCCGCTGCACAGCGGGCCCACCTGGCCAGCCTCGCGGGGCGCTCCTTTCACGTTTTCTTTGCTGAGGTCCTGGGTTAGAGCCCCTCTGGCTAGTGACGTTTCTTTTTGTTGTGTCTGTGGCAGAACCGACGTGTAAAGGAACGGAAATCTTTAGAGAGATGTCTTCAATGTAATTTAATTCTTAAGTCCTTTTTATGCCTTATTAATTTTATCTGTGGAGGTTGCAGTTGGTTTATGTCAGTGACTTTTTTATTGCAAAGAGGAAAAACATCAAGAGCAAATTCAGTCGATGTTAATCTCAGGTAGTCTCAATCTTATTCTAGGAATTCAGGTGGTTAACTGATGTGCTAGGTGCAAAATGCAACTTCTTGAgttgaaaaaaattgataaattggtaAAATTTTACTGATTGAACGTTgcgtcttttttttcttccctactaAAGTTGGTCCTAGACAGGTACATTTGAACCATATCACTACAGGAATATGACAGGAGGAGCACAGAACTTGGATGGAAAAGATCTGTGCGTATTTATTTAGAGTACTTGTAAATTTTTAAGCATTCTGTTTCAGCTTGGAAGTAAAATGACTGATGTTAAACTTGGTTCTGTAAACTTTTTGGTCAGAGTACCCTGTTAATCAAAGTCTCGTGGTACAGGTGGAAAACAAGGATACTTATCCCACACTGATAGATTTGCAAGCCAGTGATGCAAACCATGTCTGCATTGTGTAATTtgagtgttatttttaaattatttatttaaactattttctttcccattttttatttgtgtgtatgttccAATCCCTCTGAATTGTTAAACTTAACATTTCACTTGGGTACTGGTGGTGCCAGCTAGAGTGCAGATTTGGTTTCTTCAGCCTTCTGAGTACTTCACCAGTCATCAGATAGTATAGTAATTTTTGGCTCTATCTTTTTATGTTATGGAACCCATACCACTTCAAACTTCCAAGTTTTAAATGTTCCTCATTCCTATGTGTGCCTCACATTGACTGGTATGAAGATACAACTACGTTTGTTTCATTGTGCAATTGTGCTTTTTTCTCTAAGAGCCAGGaggatggatgtgagttggatttGTTCTTGATTTGTTTTGACATTAAATGATAATGTGATTTGAGTATGTATACTTATGTTCATCTGTATagtaaaagaaaatttgattCTGTTGTTAGATTATTAGTTGACTGTtggtttttattctgtttattgtTATCTGGTACTTCCTTTGCTATGTGTATCTGTAGTCTTAGTCAAGTAGACTACAGAGATAGTAAtttacaaatgaaacaactagGAAAGGTGCCAACGGCACTTAAAATGCCTTTAATAGTATCTCAGACTTTTGTGTTGATAATCCAAGTACccatgtcttaattttttttattctcttttgcaCAGTTTTCTATGTAGGTGACTATTTGTCATATATGCTTCAGTTACTGTTATCCACAGAAACACTCAAATGTGACATTGTATAATTGAATATACTGTTATTTGACACAGTGTAAACTTTTCACAGtaggaaatcattttttaatttctgtgtgtgtgtgcactgaaCTTCT
The nucleotide sequence above comes from Bos javanicus breed banteng chromosome X, ARS-OSU_banteng_1.0, whole genome shotgun sequence. Encoded proteins:
- the BRS3 gene encoding bombesin receptor subtype-3 is translated as MSQRQPQSPNQTLISTTNDTELSSSVVPNDSTNKRRTGDNSPGIEALCAIYITYAVIISVGILGNAILIKVFFKTKSMQTVPNIFITSLAFGDLLLLLTCVPVDATHYLAEGWLFGRIGCKVLSFIRLTSVGVSVFTLTILSADRYKAVVKPLERQPPNAILKTCAKAGCIWIMSMIIALPEAIFSNVYTFQDPDKNVTFKVCASYPVSERLLQEIHSLLCFLVFYIIPLSIISVYYSLIARTLYKSTLNIPTEEQSHARKQIESRKRIARTVLVLVALFALCWLPNHLLYLYRSFTSQNYTDSSTVHLIVTIISRILAFSNSCVNPFALYWLSNTFQQHFKAQLFCCKAGVPDASAANTPLDNLAVMGRVPGAATTQMSEISVSLFTGCSVKKEDDRV